One Turneriella parva DSM 21527 genomic region harbors:
- a CDS encoding InlB B-repeat-containing protein, which translates to MKAAQFFFAPFLIALSISFLAQCGKNTGEATSGQTAAATPTFTILYAGNGNTGGTVPVDSNNYPAGASFTVLGNTGTLVKTGFVFAGWNTLANGTGTAYSAGSTYSMGSANVTLYAAWTPAYNVTYNGNGSTSGSLPVDSNNYVAGSSVTILANTGNLINNSIVFGGWNSAADGSGTDYLPGASLVMGSTNLVLYAKWTPNYTITYNGNGNTGGTAPTDSFSYAAGANATVLSNTGNLSKVNFTFIGWNTASNGLGTFYPPGTTCAIASANVNLYAIYLGNFTAHNPPQANIWRSVAYGNGVFVAVAQNGTNQVMTSSDGITWSPQNASEATSWMIVTYAASKFVAIAFGGINPAMISADGIAWAGHSISESNAWRSVTYGNGVFVAVAGNGTNRVMTSPDGLIWTARQAIAANDWQSVTFGNGLFAAVSGDGSNQIMTSPDGIFWTARNAPEANQWLSVTFGNNVFVAVANTGTNRVMTSSDGTNWIGRTASEANQWRSVVYGNGLFVAVATDGVNQVMTSPNGINWMAKAAPEPNSWVSLTYGQGLFVAVSLNGTNRVMRAVWF; encoded by the coding sequence GTGAAAGCAGCACAGTTTTTTTTCGCCCCTTTCCTCATAGCGCTTTCTATCTCATTTCTGGCGCAATGCGGAAAAAATACTGGTGAAGCAACCTCGGGTCAGACCGCCGCAGCGACGCCAACGTTTACGATTCTTTATGCCGGTAATGGAAATACCGGAGGCACCGTACCTGTTGATAGCAACAACTACCCAGCAGGGGCCAGTTTTACCGTGTTAGGAAATACCGGTACCCTCGTCAAAACTGGCTTCGTCTTTGCGGGTTGGAATACCTTAGCCAATGGGACAGGCACTGCATATTCGGCCGGCAGTACGTACTCGATGGGTTCCGCGAATGTTACTCTCTATGCTGCTTGGACCCCTGCTTATAATGTAACCTACAATGGAAATGGTAGTACCAGCGGCAGCCTACCAGTTGATAGTAACAACTATGTCGCAGGTTCAAGTGTGACAATCCTAGCGAATACGGGAAATCTGATTAACAATAGTATAGTCTTTGGAGGTTGGAACAGCGCCGCTGATGGTTCGGGAACGGATTATTTACCTGGAGCTAGTCTGGTAATGGGAAGTACAAACCTAGTTCTCTATGCGAAATGGACTCCAAATTATACAATTACCTACAACGGCAACGGCAATACTGGGGGCACAGCGCCAACAGACTCATTTTCTTACGCAGCTGGCGCCAACGCGACCGTCTTGTCAAACACAGGGAACCTGAGCAAGGTTAACTTCACATTTATCGGGTGGAATACAGCTTCGAATGGTTTAGGCACATTCTATCCGCCTGGCACTACCTGCGCAATTGCAAGCGCGAATGTGAATCTATATGCCATTTATCTGGGGAACTTCACTGCGCACAATCCACCGCAGGCAAATATTTGGCGTTCTGTAGCTTATGGGAACGGCGTGTTTGTCGCCGTCGCGCAGAATGGTACAAATCAAGTGATGACCTCGTCAGACGGAATCACGTGGAGCCCGCAAAATGCATCCGAGGCAACCTCATGGATGATAGTCACTTATGCTGCCAGCAAGTTCGTCGCTATCGCTTTTGGTGGCATAAACCCCGCCATGATCTCTGCAGACGGCATCGCCTGGGCAGGGCATAGTATTTCAGAATCCAATGCCTGGCGTTCCGTCACGTATGGTAACGGTGTATTTGTTGCCGTGGCTGGCAACGGTACAAATCGTGTGATGACCTCACCCGATGGATTGATATGGACAGCCAGGCAGGCAATCGCGGCGAACGACTGGCAATCAGTAACATTTGGCAACGGCTTATTCGCCGCCGTTTCAGGTGATGGTTCAAATCAAATAATGACCTCTCCCGATGGTATTTTCTGGACAGCCAGAAATGCGCCAGAGGCGAACCAATGGTTATCTGTAACCTTTGGAAACAACGTTTTTGTCGCAGTCGCTAACACTGGCACAAACCGCGTGATGACCTCGAGCGACGGAACTAACTGGATCGGCAGGACGGCCAGCGAAGCCAACCAATGGCGATCCGTAGTTTACGGCAACGGCCTGTTCGTTGCAGTAGCAACAGACGGCGTCAATCAAGTGATGACCTCACCCAATGGCATTAATTGGATGGCAAAAGCAGCGCCAGAACCTAATTCTTGGGTATCCCTGACCTATGGCCAGGGCCTTTTTGTTGCCGTATCCCTGAACGGCACAAATCGAGTGATGCGCGCTGTCTGGTTTTAG
- a CDS encoding multiheme c-type cytochrome has product MNRSTHPGLRKLSGDCIGCHNPVSYMLVGTNAGKFSKGVHPVAPGFIPSEPSIPDTRVMTGEECSMCHAEVFRTWKQANHARAFSNAIFQTAFKLEKTAWCVNCHGPLWQRDRTPLEKLGVEGKDEPGLHHAGVSCVVCHMKDGQIYTRNAKKRDESKLFHPLYVDTRLGDEEYCGGCHQFNFVSHHEPWPVYENSIPMQNTVEEYREVVADRRVACYSCHFEKTDHSLHPKGDLKSVFKYKIVSSPHDDRRRITFDIRLENLGHYFPTGDLLRIFSLYVKSGTGEELFRKDYRKQVRVIDRSLVADSVLRPDPGTLVAADRVIFETKTRDLRCEIVYRRQGGLEHKASKFTLPEKIHHNVLYAGPCDAAKW; this is encoded by the coding sequence ATGAACCGCTCGACGCATCCCGGGTTGCGCAAGCTATCCGGTGATTGTATTGGCTGCCATAACCCCGTCAGCTATATGCTCGTCGGCACGAACGCGGGCAAATTCTCCAAGGGTGTGCACCCGGTCGCGCCGGGGTTTATCCCCAGTGAGCCTTCCATACCCGACACCCGTGTCATGACGGGTGAAGAATGCTCGATGTGCCACGCCGAGGTATTTCGCACCTGGAAACAGGCCAACCATGCGCGGGCCTTTTCAAACGCCATCTTTCAGACCGCGTTCAAACTGGAAAAAACCGCATGGTGTGTAAATTGCCATGGGCCACTGTGGCAACGCGATAGAACCCCGCTTGAGAAGCTGGGCGTCGAAGGCAAAGACGAGCCGGGCCTGCACCATGCCGGCGTCTCGTGTGTTGTCTGCCACATGAAAGACGGGCAAATTTACACCCGTAACGCAAAGAAACGCGACGAGTCGAAACTCTTTCACCCGCTCTATGTCGATACCCGGCTCGGCGACGAAGAGTATTGCGGAGGTTGCCACCAGTTTAATTTTGTCAGCCACCATGAGCCGTGGCCGGTTTATGAAAATTCGATACCGATGCAGAACACGGTAGAGGAATACCGCGAGGTTGTGGCCGACCGGCGCGTCGCCTGTTACAGTTGCCACTTCGAGAAAACCGACCATAGTCTGCACCCCAAAGGTGATCTCAAATCGGTATTCAAGTACAAGATCGTGTCATCACCCCACGACGATCGCCGGCGCATCACGTTCGATATTCGCCTCGAAAATCTGGGTCATTATTTCCCCACGGGCGATCTGTTGCGTATTTTTTCTCTTTATGTAAAGAGCGGTACAGGTGAAGAACTCTTTCGCAAAGACTACCGTAAGCAGGTCAGGGTCATCGACCGCAGCCTCGTCGCCGATTCTGTGTTAAGGCCTGACCCGGGCACACTCGTGGCAGCCGATAGGGTGATCTTCGAAACCAAAACGCGGGACTTGCGCTGCGAGATTGTCTATCGCCGCCAGGGTGGTCTCGAACACAAGGCATCGAAGTTCACGTTACCCGAGAAAATTCATCACAATGTTCTCTACGCCGGCCCGTGCGATGCGGCGAAGTGGTGA
- a CDS encoding Ig-like domain-containing protein translates to MKISCILVSTLFFLACSVKPQLDIVTLQRDLEPPRVLTVTPVNGTTQVTDLPRIEIVFSEAMDSNSLNSATIYLKKAGLNLGGTILYDAPSRKVTLTPAGRLSLNTEHTLTISTGVKDLAGNSLVSDFTSTFSTDSCPGPQASQPKLGFNNDVSAIAKIGCVIYVGGDFTSVGVETGGGVPLNTATGNIEFGVNHLPINGSVSAVVSDGAGGWYIGGTFTQVGAELRKNLAHVRSDGSLTAWNPGADLSVTALAISGDAVYIGGYFTTVAGAARSRAAAISTSGVLLPWNPNANGQVLALAVSGTTIFAGGNFTEIGGGTQSNLGALDAATGNLSGGHLNPSTNYEIYSLVVSGATLLVGGSFTCINTSNPAPACTGGTNRNRLAAFSLSGNLLNWAPTLNDSAHAISVSENIVYVGGSFSCYGTTNAGPTCTGGTNRNRLVAVDASANCLANWSGSCAQGGANPLQGWNPDADNLVRALSATDSAVYVGGNFTSIGVTARNRLAAVGKDGTVHAWNPNLNNYPFFIASGSNSIYVAGTFTTVNNQVRNRLAAISTDGVLQVWSPNANSTVRSIAATANSIIAGGDFSQINSTARNRLAAIAPDGTLLNFNPGANSSVLSLATGNGKLYAGGYFTTIAGQSRNRVAAFDLSTKQLLAWNPNAGDAVSTISISGSTVYIGGYFTGLNDNTTSCGTPGLVTRNRIAAVNDTDGCATSWNPNADSNVNAIAVLGAEIYAGGSFTTIGGGARTYLARLDAVTGMLLDNPASTGSIYSLVAGSNQIHAGGVFTTIGGIVRRYAGAVGSEGNVTPWNPNADMHVYALLIVGNVVYMGGGFTSIGGSPRSRFAMVNATDGSPIW, encoded by the coding sequence ATGAAAATTAGTTGCATATTGGTTTCAACGTTGTTTTTTCTGGCGTGCTCAGTGAAGCCGCAGCTCGATATCGTTACATTGCAACGAGATCTCGAACCGCCGCGTGTATTGACTGTGACGCCGGTAAATGGTACCACCCAGGTGACGGATTTACCACGAATTGAAATCGTCTTTAGCGAAGCGATGGATAGTAACTCGCTCAATAGCGCGACGATTTACCTGAAGAAAGCCGGTCTGAATCTTGGTGGCACTATTTTGTACGATGCGCCATCTCGCAAAGTCACATTGACACCGGCAGGAAGGCTATCGCTAAATACCGAACATACGCTGACTATAAGCACGGGTGTAAAAGATTTGGCTGGCAATAGCCTTGTCTCTGATTTTACTTCGACATTTTCCACCGATAGCTGCCCCGGACCTCAGGCCTCTCAGCCAAAACTAGGTTTTAACAATGACGTGTCTGCGATTGCCAAAATCGGCTGCGTGATCTATGTTGGGGGTGATTTCACCTCGGTCGGTGTCGAGACCGGGGGTGGGGTGCCCCTGAATACAGCCACAGGGAATATTGAATTTGGTGTGAACCACTTACCGATTAACGGGTCGGTGAGCGCCGTAGTCTCAGACGGAGCAGGTGGGTGGTATATTGGCGGCACCTTTACCCAGGTCGGGGCTGAGCTGCGTAAGAATCTGGCACACGTACGCTCAGACGGCAGCCTTACTGCCTGGAACCCGGGGGCTGACCTTTCTGTGACGGCATTGGCGATCTCGGGTGACGCGGTATATATCGGGGGCTATTTCACAACTGTCGCAGGCGCTGCTCGAAGTCGTGCAGCCGCAATTAGCACAAGTGGAGTCCTCTTGCCTTGGAACCCAAATGCCAATGGGCAGGTGTTGGCGCTTGCGGTCTCAGGCACAACCATTTTTGCCGGCGGCAACTTTACTGAAATCGGCGGCGGCACCCAGTCAAATCTCGGGGCGCTCGATGCGGCGACGGGAAATCTTTCAGGGGGGCATCTGAACCCAAGCACGAACTACGAGATCTATAGCCTAGTAGTTTCTGGTGCAACGCTCTTAGTCGGCGGTTCATTTACATGCATTAACACTTCGAACCCGGCGCCGGCCTGCACAGGTGGTACAAATCGCAACCGCCTTGCCGCATTCAGCTTAAGTGGTAACCTCTTGAATTGGGCACCGACGCTAAATGACTCTGCACATGCAATTTCTGTTTCCGAAAACATCGTCTATGTTGGTGGTAGTTTTTCGTGCTATGGCACAACAAATGCAGGCCCAACTTGTACTGGTGGCACGAACCGAAATCGGTTGGTGGCGGTCGATGCGAGTGCTAATTGTCTGGCAAACTGGTCTGGCTCTTGCGCGCAAGGTGGTGCAAATCCGTTGCAGGGCTGGAACCCTGATGCGGACAATCTCGTGAGGGCATTATCAGCAACTGATAGTGCAGTTTATGTTGGTGGAAATTTTACGAGCATAGGTGTCACAGCTCGTAATCGCCTCGCCGCCGTAGGTAAAGATGGTACTGTTCATGCTTGGAATCCCAATCTTAACAACTACCCATTCTTCATTGCCAGCGGCTCGAACTCAATCTATGTTGCTGGTACGTTTACTACGGTCAATAATCAGGTGAGAAATCGGCTTGCAGCCATTAGTACTGACGGAGTCTTGCAGGTATGGAGTCCGAATGCAAATTCCACGGTCAGATCGATAGCAGCAACTGCCAATTCGATTATTGCCGGCGGAGATTTTTCGCAGATCAATTCAACCGCTCGTAATCGTCTTGCTGCGATCGCGCCCGATGGCACGCTTCTGAACTTCAATCCTGGGGCAAATAGTTCGGTACTGTCACTGGCTACAGGCAATGGCAAGCTTTACGCCGGTGGTTATTTCACGACTATTGCAGGCCAATCACGCAATCGAGTCGCTGCGTTTGATCTATCGACAAAACAGCTTCTGGCCTGGAATCCAAATGCTGGTGATGCAGTCTCAACGATAAGTATTTCTGGCAGCACAGTCTATATCGGCGGTTATTTTACGGGACTAAATGACAACACGACATCTTGTGGTACACCCGGCCTTGTCACGCGAAACAGAATCGCAGCTGTCAATGATACCGACGGGTGCGCGACGTCTTGGAATCCCAATGCGGATTCAAATGTCAATGCAATCGCAGTACTAGGGGCCGAAATTTACGCGGGTGGTAGTTTTACGACAATCGGCGGTGGGGCGCGCACCTATTTGGCGCGACTTGACGCCGTCACGGGTATGTTGCTCGATAATCCCGCATCTACCGGCAGCATTTATAGTTTGGTGGCCGGCAGTAATCAGATTCACGCAGGTGGCGTTTTCACTACGATCGGCGGCATCGTTCGCCGGTATGCCGGTGCCGTTGGTTCGGAGGGAAACGTGACGCCATGGAACCCGAACGCCGATATGCACGTTTATGCCTTATTGATCGTTGGCAATGTTGTATATATGGGGGGAGGATTTACCTCTATCGGCGGTTCACCGCGCTCACGTTTTGCCATGGTGAATGCCACTGACGGTAGCCCGATCTGGTAA
- a CDS encoding sensor histidine kinase: MVQSRRSKYLACLLVAAATSGALYAKPDLDLAPSFESLDLTTVLRICPPKVQLPTPDDERCTSNTAESIAATQKMQLYTEPFWALVELRNNTKDDRIYVLEHHLAITERVAVEELSDKAAATKVAGEGASVYARDYRAPLPAYRLQFKAGETKILRISIRSDLVTRMGFTLHSERHYIDELQVTNVLHAGFYGLMFSMILFNLLLYLRLRLRMYLYYVLFIMSISVMYMGLFGHGFAFIWPDAFLWQKYSHSAAKFTAAIFGIAFFSAVLNVPQRMPRLYGKIKLAYPLFVVAGFVTPFLAPQGIFLIATIVVAIAVIYSLALGVLSAVGKLPFSFYYAIAMIAMLGGALINLLQTAAILPSNTFTLHAMQVGTALEAIFLSIALGDRYSAIEGENHALQHQRLEDKKRIARDIHDVIGTEFQMRLIEIQSEGESALSSKLVSGLRSTLDKIREFLFLLHTEEHLPAKLEKTIEDLLRRLELAKKFEIERDIVIDAQAIGTTEAYHIERAVSEIISNIARHAQASKIVFTLRINKQGGFLAVRDNGVGFEKTLAAKNIGMESLGYRAERLRGRLKILTSMGRGTTVALRFRGQA; the protein is encoded by the coding sequence ATGGTACAGAGTCGCCGATCTAAATACCTGGCATGCCTGCTGGTCGCCGCAGCCACGAGTGGCGCGCTTTACGCCAAACCCGATCTGGACTTGGCGCCAAGTTTCGAGTCACTCGATCTGACGACCGTATTACGCATCTGTCCGCCTAAAGTGCAGTTACCGACACCAGACGATGAACGCTGCACATCAAACACCGCTGAGAGCATCGCCGCCACGCAGAAGATGCAGCTATATACCGAGCCGTTTTGGGCGCTCGTTGAACTGCGCAACAACACGAAAGACGATCGCATCTATGTGCTCGAACACCATCTGGCGATCACCGAACGCGTCGCCGTTGAAGAGCTGAGCGACAAAGCGGCAGCGACAAAAGTTGCGGGTGAAGGTGCTTCGGTTTATGCGCGCGACTACCGTGCGCCGCTACCGGCATATCGCCTGCAGTTCAAAGCTGGCGAAACAAAAATTCTGCGGATTTCGATTCGATCTGATCTGGTCACGCGCATGGGTTTTACGCTGCACTCAGAGAGGCATTATATCGATGAATTGCAGGTCACGAATGTTCTGCATGCGGGCTTTTATGGCCTGATGTTCAGTATGATTCTCTTCAACCTGTTGCTCTATCTGCGTTTGCGGCTGCGCATGTATCTGTATTACGTACTTTTTATCATGTCGATTTCGGTGATGTACATGGGCCTCTTCGGCCACGGCTTTGCATTTATCTGGCCAGACGCATTTCTCTGGCAGAAATATAGCCATAGCGCGGCAAAGTTTACTGCCGCTATCTTCGGTATCGCTTTCTTTAGCGCTGTGTTGAACGTGCCGCAGCGCATGCCGCGCCTGTATGGCAAAATAAAACTCGCCTACCCCTTATTTGTGGTTGCGGGCTTCGTGACCCCGTTTCTTGCACCGCAGGGCATTTTTCTCATCGCCACAATTGTCGTTGCGATTGCAGTCATCTATTCTCTCGCGCTGGGGGTTCTTTCAGCGGTGGGAAAGTTGCCGTTCAGCTTCTATTATGCTATTGCGATGATTGCGATGCTTGGCGGCGCGCTGATCAACCTGTTGCAGACCGCAGCGATTCTGCCGTCGAATACCTTTACGCTGCACGCAATGCAGGTCGGCACAGCGCTTGAGGCAATCTTTCTTTCTATTGCTCTGGGCGATCGCTATTCGGCAATCGAGGGTGAAAATCATGCACTGCAGCACCAGCGACTCGAAGATAAAAAACGCATCGCGCGCGATATTCACGATGTCATCGGCACCGAGTTTCAGATGCGCCTTATAGAAATTCAGTCAGAGGGCGAAAGTGCACTCAGCAGCAAGCTCGTCTCGGGTCTGCGCAGCACGCTCGACAAAATCAGAGAGTTCTTGTTTCTGCTGCATACCGAAGAGCATCTGCCTGCAAAACTCGAAAAGACGATCGAAGACCTGCTGCGCCGGCTCGAACTCGCAAAAAAGTTTGAAATCGAGAGAGATATTGTCATCGACGCGCAGGCAATCGGCACTACCGAAGCCTACCACATTGAACGTGCCGTGAGCGAAATCATTTCGAATATTGCCCGCCATGCACAGGCCAGCAAGATTGTCTTCACTTTGCGCATCAACAAGCAAGGGGGATTTCTCGCCGTGCGCGACAACGGCGTCGGTTTTGAAAAGACGCTCGCAGCGAAGAACATCGGTATGGAAAGCCTCGGCTACCGCGCCGAGCGCCTGCGGGGCAGACTCAAGATTCTGACGTCGATGGGGCGTGGCACGACCGTTGCCCTGCGATTCAGGGGGCAGGCATAG
- a CDS encoding MORN repeat-containing protein, translating to MKYTKTNQMRFLLLCIASLLLVDCSARNAQSETMATTPVKPEPIKTSSRVVYAAINRSLPALNDALAARENVNATDNYGRTAIMYAAIYGDMDMIKRLIKAKADLALRDKEDKTAVIHAHMEGHHEAMTYLHKVGKKAYGYWTITKPLPMLGDRTYIGGLYFSHPDGKGVLTTKQAIYKAEFKLYELHGLAEIEYASGSKFVGMYKNNKRNGKGTYTSSQGSYSGDFKDDKYHGKGVETFPDGIKYQGIYKNGERHGPGVYTTPDGRIDIVEYVDGKRK from the coding sequence ATGAAATACACGAAAACGAACCAAATGAGATTTTTATTGCTTTGTATCGCTTCGCTTTTGCTCGTCGATTGTTCGGCCAGAAACGCCCAAAGCGAGACGATGGCAACAACACCCGTCAAACCTGAACCGATAAAGACCTCGTCGCGGGTCGTTTATGCAGCCATCAATCGAAGTTTACCAGCGCTCAATGACGCATTGGCAGCGAGGGAAAACGTAAATGCCACAGATAATTATGGCAGAACGGCAATAATGTACGCAGCAATCTACGGAGACATGGATATGATCAAGCGCCTGATCAAGGCTAAAGCTGATTTGGCGCTCAGAGACAAAGAAGACAAAACGGCCGTAATCCACGCGCATATGGAAGGTCATCACGAAGCCATGACCTACCTGCATAAAGTTGGGAAAAAAGCCTACGGTTATTGGACTATAACGAAACCTTTGCCAATGTTGGGCGACCGTACCTACATCGGCGGGCTATACTTTAGCCACCCAGACGGCAAAGGTGTACTCACCACAAAACAAGCGATTTATAAAGCCGAATTCAAATTGTATGAGTTGCATGGTTTGGCTGAGATTGAATATGCAAGTGGCAGTAAATTCGTGGGCATGTACAAGAATAATAAACGAAATGGCAAGGGTACGTACACAAGCAGTCAGGGCTCGTACAGCGGTGATTTTAAAGATGACAAGTATCACGGCAAAGGGGTCGAAACCTTTCCCGATGGCATTAAGTATCAAGGCATATACAAAAATGGCGAACGCCATGGGCCCGGCGTCTACACAACTCCCGACGGGCGTATTGATATTGTCGAGTATGTAGACGGCAAACGTAAGTGA
- a CDS encoding LuxR C-terminal-related transcriptional regulator has product MPLTVARSGKSEHTVRRHIENIYERLEVNSKKEAIRAGHKLGFLKSMAKWVS; this is encoded by the coding sequence ATGCCACTGACGGTAGCCCGATCTGGTAAGAGCGAACACACCGTGCGCAGGCATATCGAGAATATATACGAGCGGCTTGAGGTCAACAGCAAGAAAGAAGCGATACGCGCCGGGCACAAGCTGGGTTTCTTGAAGAGTATGGCGAAGTGGGTTTCGTGA
- a CDS encoding SH3 domain-containing protein codes for MKTKTLLIATTLAALGLMATACKPKVTDTGIRYVAVKDGLNMREEPSPTGKKMLTIPYRQEVQKLEEKPESFTIDKTEGKWTKVSWQGKTGWVFGGFLSWFSPVVKADDENSSSGNSVVDHFKSLSFNNNFAMKDSNSLSIYGTDMGCARAATANEDITEDGVTFVLKYRNCPGSRGDCGTCETVRETCRITAATILATANGGSIKDSDIQCN; via the coding sequence ATGAAAACCAAAACTTTACTGATAGCTACCACGCTGGCAGCTCTGGGCCTGATGGCCACCGCCTGCAAGCCAAAAGTCACCGACACGGGCATTCGCTACGTCGCCGTCAAAGACGGTCTCAACATGCGCGAAGAGCCTTCGCCCACGGGCAAGAAAATGCTGACGATACCATACAGGCAAGAGGTGCAGAAGCTCGAAGAAAAGCCGGAATCTTTCACGATCGACAAGACCGAAGGCAAGTGGACGAAAGTTTCGTGGCAAGGCAAGACGGGTTGGGTGTTTGGTGGGTTCTTGTCTTGGTTCAGTCCGGTTGTGAAAGCAGACGATGAAAATAGTTCATCAGGAAATTCTGTAGTCGATCATTTCAAATCGCTCAGTTTCAACAACAATTTTGCAATGAAAGATTCAAATTCGCTCTCTATCTATGGCACAGACATGGGCTGCGCGCGCGCCGCAACAGCGAATGAAGATATTACTGAAGATGGCGTTACCTTTGTTCTGAAGTACCGAAACTGCCCCGGTTCGCGAGGAGACTGTGGCACTTGTGAAACGGTAAGAGAGACTTGCAGAATTACTGCCGCAACTATCTTAGCAACGGCCAACGGTGGTAGCATCAAGGATAGTGATATCCAATGTAACTAG
- a CDS encoding response regulator yields the protein MHARIAIVEDTETIADELERVIKSDPELTCVGKFGSAELAIRKLPVMLPDLCILDIGLPGMNGIAALKILKKKIPQMKIVVFTVFEDSEYIIDAIQNGASGYLLKDTDRRLLCAELKVMLQGGSTLTPRVALKISQLVTAQAQPGKAEVDIDAPQNLLTERQISILNHIALGFDYKEIADELDISEHTVRRHIENIYERLEVNSKKEAIRAGHKLGFLKSMAKWVS from the coding sequence ATGCATGCCCGCATTGCCATCGTCGAAGATACCGAGACCATCGCAGATGAGCTCGAACGTGTGATCAAGTCTGACCCCGAGCTCACCTGCGTCGGAAAATTTGGCTCGGCAGAATTAGCGATACGCAAACTGCCTGTGATGCTGCCCGACCTGTGTATTCTCGACATTGGTCTGCCGGGTATGAATGGCATCGCCGCGTTAAAAATCCTCAAGAAAAAAATACCACAGATGAAAATCGTGGTCTTTACGGTGTTCGAAGACAGCGAATATATCATCGACGCGATCCAGAATGGTGCAAGCGGCTATCTGCTCAAAGACACCGACCGCAGGCTGCTCTGCGCCGAGCTCAAGGTGATGCTACAGGGCGGCTCGACGCTCACGCCACGCGTAGCGCTCAAAATTTCACAGCTGGTCACTGCGCAGGCGCAGCCCGGTAAAGCAGAGGTGGATATAGATGCGCCGCAGAATCTCTTGACCGAGCGCCAAATCAGTATTCTGAACCACATCGCGCTCGGCTTCGACTACAAAGAAATCGCCGACGAACTCGACATCAGCGAACACACCGTGCGCCGGCACATTGAGAATATTTACGAGCGGCTTGAGGTCAACAGCAAGAAAGAAGCGATACGCGCCGGGCATAAGCTAGGTTTTTTGAAGAGTATGGCGAAGTGGGTTTCGTGA
- a CDS encoding ankyrin repeat domain-containing protein, whose protein sequence is MVATACATRQVRLEYAREETDALTDAVWDKNLQAARAALAKGGDPNYLYQGTTPLFFKALRLGTDWAEAFADAGVDINLQDWKKNTALIAMVDQRNHEAMRWLIRRDADLNHRSFHGHTALLLAYIHEDATSIAMLKKAGAKEDIFTHSVSGNAEGLQERVRAGESVNEYSSYGIPALVYAAGFGRTECVRMLLSLSASVSVSDRENGITPVMAVVMSDIPNKTEVLQLLAKGVPNLNITTADGERPIVVAARRQENEVVRLLAELGADVNARDEKGATALSYVTDAATEKFLLARRAKCGDPKRFTCGRGGRRTEKTKVIAADGLYLRDAPSIEATKLTLMKAGATVIILSRAPGKDHEHHDGRTGVWCRVRFRGREGYAFSGFLE, encoded by the coding sequence ATGGTAGCCACTGCTTGCGCTACCAGGCAGGTTCGCCTCGAATATGCCAGAGAAGAGACAGACGCCCTAACCGACGCTGTCTGGGATAAGAATCTGCAGGCGGCACGCGCAGCGCTTGCCAAGGGGGGCGATCCGAATTATTTATATCAGGGAACGACCCCGCTGTTTTTTAAAGCGCTGAGACTCGGAACGGACTGGGCAGAGGCCTTCGCCGACGCGGGGGTTGATATCAACCTACAAGACTGGAAAAAGAACACCGCACTCATCGCCATGGTCGATCAGCGCAACCACGAGGCAATGCGCTGGCTGATTCGCCGCGATGCTGATCTCAACCACCGCAGTTTTCATGGCCATACCGCGCTGCTCCTGGCTTACATTCACGAAGATGCAACCAGCATCGCGATGCTCAAAAAAGCCGGGGCAAAAGAAGATATTTTCACGCATTCGGTTTCGGGTAACGCAGAAGGTCTGCAAGAGCGCGTGCGTGCAGGTGAAAGCGTCAATGAGTACAGCTCATATGGCATACCAGCACTGGTCTATGCCGCCGGCTTCGGCCGAACCGAATGTGTTCGTATGTTGCTGAGCCTCAGTGCTTCGGTCTCCGTTTCAGATCGCGAAAATGGCATCACACCAGTCATGGCTGTGGTGATGTCTGATATCCCCAATAAAACAGAAGTCTTGCAGCTGCTGGCAAAGGGTGTCCCAAATCTGAACATAACCACTGCTGACGGCGAGCGACCCATTGTCGTCGCCGCGAGGCGGCAAGAAAATGAGGTCGTGCGGCTGCTCGCCGAACTCGGTGCCGACGTCAACGCGCGCGACGAAAAGGGCGCGACGGCGCTCTCGTATGTCACCGACGCTGCAACAGAAAAATTTCTGCTCGCGCGGCGCGCAAAATGCGGCGACCCCAAACGGTTCACCTGCGGCCGCGGCGGCAGGCGCACAGAAAAAACCAAGGTGATCGCCGCCGACGGCCTTTATCTGCGCGACGCACCATCAATCGAGGCGACGAAGCTGACATTAATGAAAGCTGGCGCCACGGTCATCATTCTCTCGCGTGCGCCGGGCAAAGACCACGAGCACCACGACGGCCGCACCGGTGTGTGGTGCCGGGTCAGGTTCAGGGGGCGCGAAGGTTATGCGTTTAGTGGGTTTTTGGAATAA